ttaccctttattttttttctaaaaaaaacaaaatgaaaaatgaaaaaaatgtctgaagcaaccctatctatttttggcctttcttttatttagtatttttttaaaaataaaaaatagtatttttcttcataataatgacattttcttgaaaaaaatgacattattatgaaaaaaataccatttttcatttttttaaaaataccaaatataagaaagacaaaaaatagatagggttgcttcaaacattttttccattttttattttattttattttttaaaaataaataagataaaagttggacttttgttgggcaaaaaagttgggtccctatcattcctcttcCTCCAATtggagaaaaattagaaattctccaattgttaatcgtgaccattcattttaaatccaatggtttataaaatcatttaaacctcggtAAAACAAATGACAGCATTTAATGCCTCGGTTATATAAAAGCAACTaacattttatagaccattgaatttaaaatgaagagccacgattaacaattgaaaaatctccAATTTCTTCCCAACTGGAGGGAATCTCAATTCGTCTTGGCTTGCTAGAATCTGACATAAGACCTTGTCCCAATGGTTCTTTTGGCAAGGCATGACATCCTCTTCAAAAGTCTCCAAAGACTAAGCGTGCCTTTCAACAGACTCCGAATCATGCGACACTAATTAGCATGGCTAGCAACTTGCCGGGCAAAGTGCCACATGTCTCAACCCAGCAAAATCTCCATTCAACCAACATACCTTCTCCAAGCATGAGTGACCAGGTTGAAATTGCACGGCTACATCTACCTCGGGTGTTAAGTCAAACCCGAGACACTAGAGACGCAACCCCGCCCCGTGTACTTATGTGAGGACCTTGCTTTAAGCACGACACatcacaaaataatgatttgacAGGTTCGCCAACAACAATTTGACAAGTATTGAGCCATGAGCTTGAGGGTTTAAGACCTACGCCTTGCCCTAGGCAACCCAACACCTACTGTCTCAAATGGGCCCAAAAGCACCCGAACACATATCAACTCATTTCCAAGGTGGTTCCTAGGCCGAAGACATcaaaactgttctaacaataTTTGTAGCCTACTCGCGATTAGGCTTGGATTGGAGGCTCTAGGGCCTCCCTAGAAGGGCCAACCAACAAGACCACTGGCTTGCTCAATATGTAGCTTCTTCCATTCTTATTTTACAAGTTGTCTTCCCCTCAAAGCTTGCTTACATTATTTGCTCTCACCCATTGACGCGGCGAAGTCACTTAAAGTCAAGGTCATGATGGCTAATGGGTGAAAGGAAATGATAGCAACAACGAGGAAAGGGAGAAAGTATGATGAAATTGGACTGTGCAGGCGGCTTCAATTTCTTCGCTTTCACAATGAAGTTGGTTTATAGGCACATATTGTCAAAGCGAACATCATTTCATACTTAAATGTTCtagatagattttttttttttaattaaaaaaaaaaaaaaactgttagtCAATGTTATGGAATTAAGTGTGCACCGTTTAAATAACTACAACacatttattgtaattttttcacatttgaGACTGCGATCTCGTAaacaaaaaatgtaattttaaattaaatcataaaaaaattgataatttgggattgcgttattaaaaaattgagatGCGTTTTCAAATTGCTGGCAATGAGGTGGCTTTTTTAAAACGCACAATTTAAAAGGTTAAACGGCAATTTAAAAAgtcaaactgtaatttttcaaCCGCttaagtgtatttttaaaaatcagattTTCAAACAAACCTAAGTGAAATCCAAAAAGAAATAGTTGTGAAAACTAAAACATATTACAATGTGGTATGCAATGGGTAATTAAAAGGCATAACTATATATAGATTATTTTTGTGCAATAAGCTAAAGATTGAAagctttaaaaaagaaacttgcttaattaattacaagtAGATGACTTATTTTGGGGAAAATCCTTGAGAAATTGACTCCCAACCTTAAAGTGGGCGTCATTGGCGTGACAACACAAGTCACGTTCCACATCGGAGCTTCCACCCAAGTCCTCGCACGACTTCAGGCTCAGCCAAACGCTACATAAGAAGAAGACTTGATTCGCAAACAACGACTACCAGCAACGGCAAGCTCCGTCGCAGTAGGCATTGGGGGAGCAAAACACAGACAAAATACATATTGGAAATGGCGGGAACAGCGTCAGCGTCAGCGTCGTGTATCTTCTGCCAGATCGCCAGCAAATCCACCACCACTACTCTCCTCCACAGCGtatcatctctctctttctcgctctCTCTTGCTTTCGTGCATTCGCTTTTAAATTTACGGTTCTGATTGAGTTTCGGGTTTCTGCAGGATGAGAAGGTCCTGGCGTTTCAAGACATAAGCCCCGCGGCTGTCAGGTTTGAATAACATTTGTTTTGCGgattcaaatttgagatattggtgccatttttttgtctcttgGGTGTGTTTGTTTTGGTGTACTATTTGCTTTGATTGTGTGGTAGAGGAAATGAGAAATATGGGGACCCATTTAAGAGATTGTGGTTGTTTGTGATTGAATCTGGGCATTTGGATTATATTATGTCGAGGCTGTGTTGGGATTAGGACTGAACAAGGTAAATGAAAGGAATTTTGGATGCGGGACAGCCTTATATTGTGGGAAGGTGGTGATGATTCGGTGGAAAGGGGTTGGAATGGGAGAATGATATGTATGATTGGGTAAGTAGAGGTGAAAATTTCATGTCTCTAATCCCAAGGGATAACACAATGGGAACCAACTTATTCAAATCTTGCACTCTCCCTTCCCTTGAGCACTTTGGGGACAAACTTAttcattcaataaaataaatttcatgttTCCAAGTAGAATTTAGATTGAGGGAATGATGGAAAATGTGGATCTGTTGCtataaagaaagagaaggaagctTTTGAACGAAGATGgtgtttgtgtgtgtgcgtgtgagagagagagagagaggatcctTATGAAGAAGGATTACGAGCTGATGTTTGTGATTGGAGAATGGAGAGTGATAAGACTCCTTGAAATCTATAGATATCAGAGTAGTGGACGGAGACAGGGTTGATCTGATATCCTAGATATGGTCTGGGTCTGCTGCTACTTGAATTGAATTTCAGTGGGAAAAGGCCTACATTTAACCATATAGATACAAATGATTTTGATAACCAGTGCAAGACTACAGTTTTCGGTATATCAAGTTCAAGTGGAAGAATAAATTATTGTTCAGTTGATCCAAACAGGCTTGTGCAAATCCATGTTGATattagtataaaattatatggtAGCTAGTTTTGCTATTGATGGGCTATTGAAATGATATCAATAAGGTTGGGAAAAAGTCAGTAAAATCTTCAAGCAACcccaaaaatgaccaaaaaaacttaaaaatgtaaGGATATCTATCTTTGATTGTTgcttgatgttttgtttttttttctcatccaCGTGACACCATGCTTCCTTTCCTCTTATATTCCAAATAACTGCACAAATCCCTACTCCACCACCCAACTCTTTAGGTCACATACCCACTCCACACAATTCATGCaatacacacatacatacaaGACACATTAGACACATTATCCCCCGTTCCTACCTCTATCCAAAGGAGGTTCTCTATCTCACCGTCATGTACACACATTATCCTACTCTCAAAACACCCCGTTGGAAGTTCTGTATTATGCTGTATTTTGCAGGGTGCAAAACACAGCACATTTGTTTCCCACAACTCACATTGCACGGACTATTCTATCCTCGGGTTTTCGAATTTTCTACCCCCTTCCCCTGCAGGAGATGAACCGTGTCTTCAAGGTTTAGATTTGAAAAATAGTTGGGAGTGCCAATCTATTGAATTAAGGTCCTCAAAAGCTGTCTCTTTCTTCCAAGGAAAGTGCATTCTCAATGAGGAGCAGCTGCAAATTCCGGCACCTATGACCAAGGGTGAAGCATTCGTTGAAATTGAAACACTTTCCTCTTCAAGTCCTCTAAGGCACCAATTAGCATCTTTCAAGGCAACCAACCACTTGGTTAGCAAATCATTTGAAATCACGCTGGTATTCTCTAAGTGTCCCCTGCTATTTGATTTGTGACAATATGTCATAGCCGTGACATGGCTGTCATGGTGGTAGCTTGAGTGTGCTGCTTTTGTGTCATACCCCAACTATTGCGATTCTGTCATGGGCAATGAGTGCCCTACAAGCCTTCTGCACATGCTGGGAGTGCAGAAGGGCCATGAGGAGTGGCTACTGTGTGGACTGGGGGCGCAGCCCAACCCCTTGGTTGCCTTACTGACTTGGACCCTATGTTGTTGGTTGCCTGCAGGCAGTGTCCATGTGGTGGCACTGCCCTGCACAAGTGTTGTTGGTGTGTCTGGGGCAATGAGTGCCCTACAAGCCTTCTGCACATGCTGGGAGTGCAGAAGGGCCGTGAGGAGTGGCTACAACCCTACTGGGGTTGCTGCCCAAACAGTTGCATGAAGATGGCATGTGGCAGTGGAGAAGGTCAGTGCTGTGCTTGCTGTGATCATTGCCTGCAAGCCTTCTGTACATGCTAAGAGTGCCAAAGGACTGCTAGAGTGTGGCAGTGGCCTTGCCATGGGCGCTCCCCAAGCTGCCTGCATGGGAATTGCGTGCTGCAATGGGGAAAGCTGGCTGTTGTGGCATGTTTGCAAGGAGATGGTGTGTGTCATTGGGCAAGATTGCTGTTGGTGAGTTGTTGCAGCCGTGTGGGGGTGCTGCACGAAGCTACTGCAAGGCCTGCATGGAGTTGGCGTGCTGCATTGGACAAAGGCATGTTGTTGTGTGTCAAGCATGCTCTGCTGGATGGCTGCTTGGGGCAGTGGGCGTGTGCTAGGTAGCAGCCCACCACCAGGGGCTGGAGCCTGTAGCAGCGTCACAGTGCCCCTCTGTTGTGCTTATAAATAACTGCTTGGGGCTCATTTGCAACATTGGTTAAGTGTGCCAAAGATTGGCTGGTGAGGGAAAACAGTTGCAAAGAGTTGCTGCTGGAGAGAGCCATACAAACTTGCGAGCAACGTTATAGTGTTGTGAGGGTTGTATTCTTCTGTTGTCTCTTGTAAATCCCAATAGCTGAGTCATTCGAGTGTCCTCTTGTAAAGCGTTGGTGGCTTGAATAAGTTTTGACTAAGGGCTCCATTTGAGTTGTAAGGACCCTAGCCACCCCTTTTACATTTGGTTTGGTTGAGTGTAAAGGTTGGGAGGTGTTGCTCCCATAAAATACTTGTGTTCTTGTGCGTTGTGTTGTGCATTGTGATTTCCCCTAACCTCTGTTTGAGTGGAAGGCCTCCTAAGCATTGCTGTGTGCTTTGCTTAGGGCCATCACTTGGCTGATTTGTGTGTGGAAAAATTGGCCCCATGACACAATACCTTAAGTCTTCCTACACGGCATGGCTGAATCGTGCCAATAGCTCTTTCTCAAAATCTGTCCATGTTACGATCCCTCCTTGTGTGTGCATTGTAGTCACTCAAACCACTAGTTAGTCTCACTCTCCACCTGAAAGGAGGCCAAGTTGAGTCTGTGTTCAGATGGGATGCCTTATTGCTCATAGAAGTGAGCCACGCAATTGTgtaatgtggtgcttatggagagaaaggaatgcacgGAGTTTTGAGGATCGTGAAATTGGAATTatagagttgaagaaaagggtgctccaaACACTTTTCTCATTGAGAGTAATGTGGTATTCTTCGCAAGCTTCAACGCTTGCAGAATTTCTAGATTTCTGTGTGTCATTTTCAGTTTAAAGCTTGTATTtgtgggctcttttgtatacttcttgtgtacatgggttgcgccccttgcgctttttaatacattgatattacctatcaaaaaaaagaagtgagcCACTCAATTGAGTCACTTTGTCGAGTCCGCACTCAAATAGCACGGAAATCCCATCTTTATATATAGGGGAGACAAATTCTGGAGTCACTATGTTGCCTTCGGTAGCAGGTGCTGAAGAAGACCCTTTATCTGTGGAGCTCGTTGGTGACCAGTCAATTTGATTGCCGGAACCCCTGATCGGTCATAGTAGCTCCATTAGGGTGTTCTTCACCCATTGCAACCTTTCAATAGCAGCTTGGGCCTCTACCCTTGCTGCCACTTCAGATTGCGAATGCCTTCATTCACCCGTGCATGTCTTTTAGCTTCTTAATCCTCTTCTTTTTGGTTGTCATTGATTCAGATACCAATTGACAAGAACCAAATGGACCAGTTCAAGAAATCGAAAATTAATTACTAAACAAGATCCAAATTTGATTGGAACCATACTTAAGAATGATGGAATgagggttttatttatttatttattttttttctgatcTACCCAGAACTAGTCCGTAATCCACTTTCCAACTCTTATCACTCGTACCCACTCTGCACACATACAGGAAATATTATTTTCCATACCCCACATCATtgtccccccaccccccaaaggACACCCACCACAATGTGCAAACTTCCCACTATTCTATCCCAAGGAATTGCTCTATCCCATGGTCACATAATCTGACATACGAAACACCCCCACGAAGGTGCTTCATTTTGCCTTGTTTTATGTGGTGCAAAACGGAGACTCTCTTTTCCCACAATTCACGCTGCATAGACCACTACCCCAGCACCCATTTTCCAGTTTTAGTGAGCCTAACACATAGCATGAGGTCTCCGATTCTGTAATTGTGTCTGCAACACTCTTAAACACCTAGATGGGATTCTTCTGCCATATTTGTGTTATTGATAATGTTTAGCATGCCAATCCCATTTTGAAATTTGGCACTTTTGGGTCCTACCAGCACCCATGTTTAcgacttcttttttttagtttgaccATGTGGACCATTTCAATTGCATGACAACTTTATAGGCATTACTTGGTGATTCCTGTGGAGCACATTCCTTCTGTAAAGAATCTCCAGAGGAGAACTGAGGACTACTCCTTAGGTAAGGAAAATGTCTAGCCATTGCATTTCATTTAATAGTTTGAACCAGTTTGGGACTTCCCATTTTgatacttcatttttttttttcagtctaAGGATTGGTTTGGCAAAATTTTAAGAAACTATTGTCAATTTTCAAATActgaaaacacttttcaaacaaCAGTTATCCAAACGGGTTTTCAGATGTGGTCCCTGCCActacacatttttcaaaaaacaaaaggatttttataaaacacttatcaaataataaaacacaaactctttttccttttctttttttttttttttttttttttttttcagatatcTAGTTgcatattaaaaattttaaaaaagtggagGCTGGGAGATCCACAAGGTGGCCACCACGGGTGACTGCCGATATGTCTTGCAGCCCGTAGTGTCCTTCAGATCTTTCTGGCAGTCAAATCTTTCTGGCAGCCACCGCAGGGCCACCAGATTTGTCTAGCAATTTCATGGTGGCCGCCAAATCTACATGGTGGCCACCACAGTGGCAGCCTTCACAGAGGTGGCGGCTGCCTCCCATGGAAGCTACCTCTAGCTAGCCCAAATATATAACACTTCTAAGTTTATCAAACGAATTGTCTTTTGTAGATCTTACAAacaacactttttcaaatgCGGCTCCCACTAATAAACGTCTCAATTTTCACCTTTTCCAAAACACTTTTGGAAAACTTCACCAAAGATGCCTTAATATTctgtttttttctgttttatccAGTAAGTCACATGTTAGAGGTAGGGAAAACGCTATTAAGCCAAGATGCACCTCAGAGCACGCAGTACAGGTATTGTCTCTTGTTCATGAAGCCTTCAAGACTATCTATTGCTGGTTCTATGCAAAGTGATTGTTCATTAAAGAGAGATTTCAGTAATTTTGCAGATTTGAAAACTAGTTTATGATAAGTTTTAATATCtatatttttgtctaattgCTTATGTTATATATGTGTTTTTACCAACCTTTAGCAGATAcatacaatatataatattttaatggaaaTACTGGCCAGTGAAGGATGCAGATGTTCTTTTGTTTGCTTGTAATTTGGGGTTACATTAAACAACATATCCCTTCATTTTATGTTCTTGGatgtcctttttttctttcaatttttgtaattttggtcTAAGATGTTATTGATTTTAAGATTTTCTTGTGATCCCTTGTACCCTTAATTATACACAATAAATTAGGTCAAtggattaggaaaaaaaaaaagtaagcattCAGACTTAATTTGGGAACAAGTAGGTCAGAGGTAACCTGAATTTAGTGTTGCTCCATTTTACAAATAGGTTTCATATTTCTTTACATCATTCAATCTCTGCTCATTTACCTCTTGAGTTATCTGAATCGAAGCCTTGAATAAGCCTGTCTCCACTTGAGCTTGAGcagctcatttttttttttgaaaagttgagTCAAGCTGAGTGAAAGGCTCAAGATTGAGCGTAGCTGGAGGCTGCTCAAGTAGGTCTTTACAAGGTTGATCTTGAGCTGAGCTCAAGCTCACCTTGTTTTACAGGGCCTGATTTGGCTTTCATCAACCTCCGTTGAACTCTGTTAACCATCTACACCTTCACTGTCTGGCGCTACCATACACACCCAGGTTAGTTACCTGGTGTTTCTTATGtcaccttaatttttttttttttttttttttttttaatgttatatattgtTTTCATTGACTGTATTTGTTCTTAGAAATTGCATACATACATTCTAATTCTCTACGAGCTTGAACAGAtggaaatctataaaatttttgTCTCTGGGATCGCTTGGGTTTCTTGAAGCCGAGAAGCTGTTGGAGAAGTTAAGGCCTTTACCACCTGTTATTTCAAAAGTATGATCGTCTTATGATTGATCTCTATACAAAGTATAAAGATATGGCCTTTGCCTATAAGCTTGGGTATAATACATTCTAGTGGTGTAAGTTTTTGGCTTGTTGAAATGTTGTATTATGTTGTGTTGAATAATGTTGGGTGCAGTTGTCCTCTAAGATGATGTGTAATTCCTGATGCTTCATGTCTAATAGCATAATGAACAACCTATGGATATTCCTATTTATCAATACTTGATATTCCTAATCCAAGGCTGTATGTTATTCACATGAGAACCCTTGCCAAGGAAGGCTTTGTGAGAGATTGCGTAATCGTATAGCATTTTGGATAACTCACTGTTTGTtgatgctttttattttttgtttgaaaaagtgttccGGTGTGACATAATTCCCTTTTCTATGCCACATGTGCTGAGTCCTTTAGGTGGTAGATGTCAAAATTGGCAGGCATAGTCTTTCTTCCAACATctgataaatggtaatttttttgcTATAAAAATGCTCATGTTgttttcatatgatctgtaatcTTCATCATGGATGGATATTTTCCTAATAAACATGAAATTCTAAACAGGGT
This genomic interval from Corylus avellana chromosome ca3, CavTom2PMs-1.0 contains the following:
- the LOC132175104 gene encoding bifunctional adenosine 5'-phosphosulfate phosphorylase/adenylylsulfatase HINT4, with product MAGTASASASCIFCQIASKSTTTTLLHSDEKVLAFQDISPAAVRHYLVIPVEHIPSVKNLQRRTEDYSLVSHMLEVGKTLLSQDAPQSTQYRFGFHQPPLNSVNHLHLHCLALPYTPRWKSIKFLSLGSLGFLEAEKLLEKLRPLPPVISKV